The Saprospiraceae bacterium genome includes the window AGGATAATCGTGGAAATTAGATTGTTGAATCCGCCCCTTTTCGATGGTCAATTGTTCTGTGAGCACACTACTCATCCCCATAATAATGCCACCCTCTATTTGGGCAACGACATTATCCGGTTGAACAATTGTCCCGGCATCTACTGCCGACCAGAAATGGTGGACTTTTATTTTGCCAGTGGCTTTATCCAAAGAAATCTCGCAGATTCCTGCACATAAGGCACCACTGCGCTCGCCAAAAGCGATGCCCCGGGCGCGCCCTTCCGCAGGAGGGTTACCCCAGTTGGCCAGTTCGGCTGCCTTTTCGAGGGTAACCAAGGCACGCGGGTGGTCTTTCATCAAGACCCGTCGCATTTCCAGGGGGTCTTTGCCCTGGTCGGCGGCAATCTCATCAATCATAGACTCAATAGCAAACTTATTGGGACCATGACCAACGGAGCGCCAATGTTTCAGCCGAATCCCATTTTGGAGACTGTGCAGGGCCACTTCCTGGTGCGGGATATTATAAAATTCATTTCGCGTACCGCTAGCGATCAGGTTGGAGCCATCTCCAACAATAGTATGGGTTAAGGCAGTGATTTGACCTTTTTCATCCGCAGCAGCCTCTAGCTTTTGCAAAGACAAAGGGCGGTACATGCCATAGCGTAAATCATCCTCCCTGGTCCAAATCATTTTGACTGGTTTGGCAACTGCCTGGGAGAGCTTGATGGACTCCAACACGAAATCATCAGTGCTCCGACGCCCTAGTCCACCTCCCAAATAGAGGAGGTTTACTTTTACCTTTGATGGATCTATACCTAAGGCCTGGGCAATGGCTGGCGCTACACTACCGGGGCTTTGCGTACCTACCCAAATCTCCGCACTACTGCCATCTGGCGCCACAGTCGCCACCGAATTGAGTGGCTCCATCTGGGCATGGTAAACATAGTCATTTTTATATTCCGCTTGATAGCGTTTTGCCGCTGTTTTAAAGGCTGCCTTTACATCGCCTTGGGTATGGAGTATTTTACCTTCTTTGGTACGGCTGGCGATAAGTGCATATTTTTCATAATCCAATTGAGAATCGTGCTTGATTCCGGCCACCTCTTCACTCCATTGAATGTCTAATTTGGCTTTGGCTGCCAGGGCTTTTTCCATCGTGGTAGCAACCACTCCAATGCCATATTCAAATGGAACAATAGCCACAATTCCTTCCATTGCTTCAATGGCTTCCCCATTGAGTAGGGTGGGGGTGGCGCCATGCAAATTACCCCTTTCCAGTACCCCATAATGCATATCAGGTAGGCTAATATCAATAGCGAATTTGGCGCTGCCATCCACCTTTGCCGGTATATCAAAACGCGGCATGACCTTCCCAATCAGCCTG containing:
- a CDS encoding molybdopterin cofactor-binding domain-containing protein — protein: MEKKTASISRRQFITAASGVTIAITAYALYPTLSGAKHGKIAEEDLVENKVTAWVHLRNDGRITIYNPAAEMGQGSMTALPVILAEELDADWSDVQIETAPIDVEQYGFQAFGNRKVMINVGSRTVMGYFDSLRQAGAQARYVLLHSVAQHWAVPIAELSTAPSKVIHAPSKREMAYGEIVDILSIPASIPEIAAAQLKQAADFRLIGKVMPRFDIPAKVDGSAKFAIDISLPDMHYGVLERGNLHGATPTLLNGEAIEAMEGIVAIVPFEYGIGVVATTMEKALAAKAKLDIQWSEEVAGIKHDSQLDYEKYALIASRTKEGKILHTQGDVKAAFKTAAKRYQAEYKNDYVYHAQMEPLNSVATVAPDGSSAEIWVGTQSPGSVAPAIAQALGIDPSKVKVNLLYLGGGLGRRSTDDFVLESIKLSQAVAKPVKMIWTREDDLRYGMYRPLSLQKLEAAADEKGQITALTHTIVGDGSNLIASGTRNEFYNIPHQEVALHSLQNGIRLKHWRSVGHGPNKFAIESMIDEIAADQGKDPLEMRRVLMKDHPRALVTLEKAAELANWGNPPAEGRARGIAFGERSGALCAGICEISLDKATGKIKVHHFWSAVDAGTIVQPDNVVAQIEGGIIMGMSSVLTEQLTIEKGRIQQSNFHDYPILRLEDAPESIAVAMMPSTEPPQGIGEASTPVVAGAIANAFAALTGKRLRHLPFSPDRVKEVLEG